Proteins from a genomic interval of Desulfofustis limnaeus:
- the recN gene encoding DNA repair protein RecN, producing MLCELKVENLALIESLHLSLGGSGDGLVVLTGETGAGKSIMMRAIALLTGARASADWIRSGAESCTVEALFEISDRQRDLLQLLEEGGFAADNEIIIRRVISQNGRSRLFVNGVMAPVKTVTEICQHLLNIASQHDHQQLLQPATHLDFLDTLGDHWPARSAYGACYEAWQQARDVLDELRSRERERDQRLDFLAFQIAEIKEAAPQPGEDEQLAIERRRLKGAESLIRLSRECYDLINSTIADQLAVVRRTMEQLAALDPQITTLAEELSSYSFLAEDFAARVRDYHDGLEDDPHRLELVSGRLDQLKALKRKYGESIEDILAHLSRSERELESIENLERQIAEQQREVQRLHQQTVALAQELSATRRQTARRMEQAMGTELGTLAFSQSGIEVRFHDRQETPDQLRSTGLDRVEFFFAPNPGEPARPLAKVASGGELSRLMLALKCLLAKKDMVETVIFDEVDAGIGGEAAEAVARKIRELAGHHQVICITHLPQIAARGTEHFLVEKSVCNGRTLSSVTRLEKEQRVDELARMLAGASVTEQTRAWALELLAKGGRG from the coding sequence ATGTTGTGTGAACTGAAGGTAGAAAACCTGGCCTTGATCGAATCGCTGCATCTGAGCCTGGGCGGTTCGGGAGATGGACTGGTCGTACTGACCGGTGAAACCGGGGCCGGCAAGTCGATCATGATGCGAGCCATCGCCCTGCTCACCGGCGCGCGAGCTTCCGCCGACTGGATTCGCAGCGGGGCGGAGAGCTGCACGGTGGAGGCGTTGTTCGAGATCAGCGATCGTCAGCGGGACCTCCTGCAGCTTCTCGAGGAGGGAGGCTTCGCTGCCGACAACGAGATCATTATCCGCCGGGTCATCAGCCAAAACGGCCGCAGCCGGCTCTTTGTCAACGGAGTCATGGCCCCGGTCAAGACGGTGACCGAGATCTGCCAACACCTGCTCAATATCGCCAGTCAGCATGATCACCAACAACTCCTGCAGCCGGCCACCCATCTCGATTTCCTCGACACGCTCGGCGATCACTGGCCGGCCCGGTCCGCCTATGGTGCCTGTTACGAGGCCTGGCAGCAGGCCCGGGATGTTCTCGACGAACTGCGTTCCCGGGAGCGAGAACGGGATCAGCGTCTTGATTTTCTCGCCTTTCAGATCGCCGAGATAAAAGAGGCCGCCCCGCAGCCGGGTGAGGACGAGCAACTGGCTATCGAACGGCGCCGTCTGAAAGGAGCCGAGTCCCTGATCCGCTTGAGCCGCGAGTGTTACGACCTGATCAATTCCACCATTGCCGATCAGCTGGCGGTGGTCCGCCGCACCATGGAACAGCTGGCTGCGCTGGATCCTCAGATCACTACTCTGGCAGAAGAATTAAGCAGTTATTCGTTTCTCGCCGAGGACTTTGCCGCCCGGGTCCGCGACTACCACGACGGTTTGGAGGACGACCCGCACCGCCTCGAGCTGGTGAGCGGGCGACTTGATCAGCTCAAGGCCTTGAAAAGGAAATATGGCGAATCCATCGAGGATATCCTGGCACACCTGAGCCGCAGCGAGCGGGAACTGGAGAGCATCGAAAACCTTGAGCGGCAGATCGCCGAGCAGCAACGGGAAGTGCAGCGTCTGCACCAGCAGACCGTGGCGCTGGCGCAGGAATTGTCGGCGACCAGGCGCCAGACGGCGAGGCGCATGGAGCAGGCCATGGGAACCGAGTTGGGCACCCTGGCCTTTAGTCAGTCGGGCATCGAGGTCCGTTTCCACGACCGGCAGGAAACGCCGGACCAGCTGCGCTCCACCGGCCTGGACCGGGTGGAGTTCTTTTTCGCTCCAAACCCGGGCGAGCCGGCACGACCGCTGGCCAAGGTGGCCTCCGGGGGCGAATTGTCCCGCCTGATGCTCGCCTTGAAATGTTTGCTGGCCAAAAAGGATATGGTGGAGACGGTCATCTTCGACGAGGTGGATGCCGGTATCGGTGGTGAAGCGGCCGAGGCGGTGGCGCGCAAGATCCGTGAACTGGCCGGGCATCACCAGGTTATCTGCATTACCCACCTGCCGCAGATTGCCGCCCGGGGTACGGAACATTTTCTGGTGGAAAAATCGGTCTGCAACGGACGCACCCTGTCGTCGGTGACCCGCCTCGAAAAAGAGCAGCGGGTTGACGAACTGGCGCGGATGCTGGCCGGCGCCTCGGTAACCGAGCAGACGCGGGCCTGGGCCCTGGAACTGCTGGCCAAAGGGGGGCGTGGCTGA
- a CDS encoding thiamine biosynthesis protein, with protein MDAVRALSLFSGGLDSILATRVVMAQGIEVLAVRFITPFFGDAFLRDPAGYRREMREKYGIEAMVVDVGEDYLQMLRRPAHGFGRYFNPCIDCKIFMLKRARMMMADYGASFLISGEVLGQRPMSQRRDTLNIIERDSGCRSLLLRPLSAKLLKETEAEQQGLVDRERLLDFSGRGRSRQIALANEFEITDFPAPAGGCILADPILSRRIARVYDGAFVVNQENMRITDIRLMLIGRQFLLPEGGWLILGRDEKEALRLDELREAEDIALFVEERPGPLAVLRRARTAAGSTAAVGDLAAAAALVARYAKKIRGRPAPARVVIVDGSSRREAVAEPIADEAFADWVI; from the coding sequence ATGGATGCCGTGCGGGCCCTAAGTCTTTTTTCCGGCGGACTGGACTCGATTCTCGCCACCCGGGTGGTCATGGCCCAGGGGATCGAGGTGCTGGCCGTACGCTTTATCACGCCGTTCTTCGGCGACGCCTTTCTCCGGGACCCGGCTGGCTATCGGCGGGAGATGCGGGAAAAATACGGCATCGAGGCGATGGTGGTGGATGTCGGCGAGGACTACCTGCAGATGTTGCGTCGCCCGGCCCACGGTTTTGGCCGGTATTTCAACCCCTGCATCGATTGCAAGATCTTCATGCTGAAACGGGCTCGGATGATGATGGCCGATTATGGGGCATCGTTTCTGATCAGTGGTGAGGTCCTCGGGCAACGCCCCATGTCGCAGCGCCGCGATACGCTCAATATCATCGAGCGGGACTCCGGGTGCCGGTCACTGCTGTTGCGCCCGTTGTCGGCCAAGCTGCTCAAGGAGACCGAGGCGGAACAACAGGGGCTGGTCGATCGTGAGCGCCTTCTGGATTTCAGCGGTCGTGGCCGTTCCCGGCAGATTGCCCTGGCCAACGAGTTCGAAATCACTGATTTTCCCGCTCCAGCCGGCGGGTGCATTCTAGCCGACCCGATTCTCAGTCGGCGGATCGCCCGGGTCTATGACGGCGCGTTCGTGGTCAACCAAGAGAACATGAGGATTACCGACATTCGCCTCATGTTGATCGGCCGTCAATTCCTGTTGCCTGAAGGCGGCTGGCTGATCCTTGGACGCGACGAGAAGGAGGCGCTGCGTCTGGACGAACTGCGCGAAGCGGAGGACATCGCTTTGTTTGTCGAGGAGCGTCCCGGCCCGCTGGCGGTGTTGCGTCGGGCCCGGACTGCTGCTGGGTCGACCGCTGCCGTCGGCGATCTGGCCGCCGCCGCTGCGTTGGTTGCCCGGTATGCCAAAAAGATTAGGGGGCGTCCGGCGCCGGCCCGGGTGGTGATCGTCGACGGTTCATCCCGCCGGGAAGCGGTGGCCGAACCCATTGCCGACGAGGCCTTTGCCGATTGGGTCATCTGA
- a CDS encoding hydantoinase/oxoprolinase family protein, whose protein sequence is MIIGLDVGGTHTDAVLFGSHGLARDVKVPTDPDNLYETVLTALDRLLENQKARDVKRLVLSTTLATNMVVQNTLPPVAMVVSGGPGIDPEHFRVGEHYYVVPGALDHSGREIEPLDEAQVKEIGEKIRAAGLPYVGVVSKFSVRNPTHELRLAEVLAPFVERVFMGHPLSGVLSFPRRIATTYLNAAVFPVHRDFFSAVQETLAKKGIGVPIRILKPDGGNMNMASSLTYPAQTILSGPSASVMGAIAFAPQDRCCLVLDIGGTTTDMAVILDGAPVLAAGGIEIGPYKTLIRALQTRSIGVGGDSVVRVRDGRISIGPDRLGRALAYGGPLPTPTDAFCVLGMADGGDRERAEKGLLPIAEALQTSVTEAAERVFTEACREILAAAQQMVNDINSRPLYTVHEMHEGVRIQPDQLLVLGGPARQFADRLSSLFPGQVRTVPHWHVANAIGCALARTTCEVTVYADTARQVVTAQGEGYHEKIPSGFELKNIREVALDLVRKKALARGANPEFVQTEVIEEAQFNMVRGFYTVGKNIRVRAQVKPGLIHGYDPVSETLNRSDL, encoded by the coding sequence ATGATCATTGGACTGGATGTCGGCGGCACCCACACAGATGCAGTACTTTTCGGATCCCACGGTTTGGCTCGTGATGTCAAAGTTCCCACCGATCCGGACAACCTCTATGAAACCGTGCTCACGGCGTTGGACCGGCTGCTGGAAAACCAGAAGGCGCGAGATGTCAAGCGGCTGGTGTTGAGCACCACGTTGGCCACCAACATGGTGGTGCAGAACACGCTGCCGCCGGTGGCCATGGTCGTTTCCGGCGGACCGGGCATCGACCCGGAACATTTTCGGGTGGGGGAACACTATTACGTGGTTCCCGGGGCGCTCGACCACAGCGGCCGGGAAATCGAGCCGCTCGATGAAGCGCAGGTCAAGGAGATCGGCGAGAAGATCCGGGCGGCCGGGTTGCCCTACGTGGGGGTCGTCTCCAAGTTCTCGGTGCGCAATCCGACACACGAGCTGCGTCTGGCCGAGGTGCTGGCGCCGTTCGTGGAGCGGGTATTCATGGGCCATCCCCTGTCGGGAGTACTCAGTTTCCCCAGGCGGATTGCCACCACCTATCTCAATGCTGCCGTCTTTCCGGTGCATCGGGATTTTTTTTCGGCGGTGCAAGAGACCTTGGCGAAAAAGGGGATCGGGGTGCCGATCCGGATCCTCAAGCCCGACGGCGGCAACATGAACATGGCGTCGTCGCTCACCTATCCGGCCCAGACCATTCTCAGCGGGCCGTCCGCCAGCGTCATGGGGGCTATCGCCTTTGCCCCGCAGGACCGCTGCTGTCTGGTGCTTGACATCGGTGGGACCACCACCGATATGGCGGTAATCCTGGACGGGGCGCCGGTCCTGGCGGCCGGCGGCATCGAGATCGGTCCCTACAAGACGTTGATTCGGGCCTTGCAGACCCGGTCCATCGGGGTCGGTGGCGACAGTGTCGTGCGGGTTCGCGACGGCCGTATCAGCATCGGCCCGGACCGGCTTGGCCGGGCCTTGGCCTACGGTGGGCCGTTGCCGACTCCCACCGATGCCTTTTGCGTACTCGGCATGGCTGACGGCGGTGACCGGGAGCGTGCCGAAAAGGGGCTGCTGCCGATCGCCGAAGCCCTGCAGACGTCGGTGACGGAAGCGGCCGAACGGGTTTTCACCGAGGCCTGCCGGGAGATCCTGGCGGCGGCCCAGCAGATGGTGAACGACATCAACAGCCGACCGCTCTATACCGTTCATGAAATGCATGAGGGGGTGCGGATTCAGCCCGACCAACTGCTCGTCCTCGGCGGTCCGGCCCGCCAGTTTGCCGATCGTCTGTCCTCGCTGTTTCCCGGCCAGGTTCGGACGGTACCGCATTGGCACGTGGCCAACGCCATCGGTTGTGCGCTGGCCCGTACCACTTGCGAGGTGACCGTCTATGCCGATACCGCTCGCCAGGTGGTGACCGCCCAAGGGGAAGGCTACCACGAGAAGATACCTTCCGGATTCGAGTTGAAAAATATCCGTGAAGTGGCCCTCGATCTGGTGCGCAAAAAGGCGTTGGCTCGGGGCGCCAATCCGGAATTCGTGCAGACCGAGGTGATCGAGGAAGCGCAGTTCAACATGGTGCGCGGTTTTTACACGGTCGGCAAGAACATCCGGGTACGGGCCCAGGTGAAGCCGGGTTTGATCCACGGTTATGACCCGGTGAGCGAAACACTCAATCGCAGTGATCTTTAG
- a CDS encoding histone deacetylase family protein, giving the protein MLRATHKTGLVFFPAFDWAIDPTHPEREERLLYTQDQVFEEGLLDIDGIVELKSDLVTIKDIQRVHFCVPDPWAVITESHLISAGGAKTIGMAVLDGTIERGFALVRPPGHHANRVVHGARGFCNINIEAIMIEYLRRAYGIDRVAIVDTDCHHGDGTQDIYWHDPDTLFISIHQDGRTLYPGSGFLNEFGGPNACGTTINLPLPPETCDEGFLYAIEKVVLPILDEFKPQLIINSAGQDNHYSDPITNMSFSARGYAQLTSLLKADIAVLEGGYAIEGALPYVNAGIIMAMAGLDYSHLREPDYNPDRLRQDADVTRTIEKTCNYALEIWRKRSSIIHTVRQKSGCAERQRQIFYDTDNILETQQEQIRICDDCAGALRIDSVSDRGVRILGVQVPRKACQACIDQARHWYEDADRNVYRHIFLQDRVKDQYLERKI; this is encoded by the coding sequence ATGCTTCGAGCCACGCACAAAACCGGACTGGTCTTTTTCCCGGCCTTCGACTGGGCCATCGATCCCACCCACCCGGAACGGGAGGAGCGCCTCTTGTACACCCAGGACCAGGTGTTCGAGGAGGGGCTGCTCGATATTGACGGCATCGTCGAGCTGAAATCCGATCTGGTCACCATCAAGGACATCCAGCGGGTCCATTTCTGCGTTCCCGATCCCTGGGCGGTCATTACCGAGTCGCACCTGATCAGCGCCGGCGGCGCCAAGACTATCGGCATGGCGGTGCTGGACGGCACCATCGAGCGCGGCTTTGCGCTGGTGCGGCCGCCGGGCCATCATGCCAACCGGGTAGTGCATGGGGCGCGGGGGTTCTGCAACATCAATATCGAGGCGATCATGATCGAGTACCTGCGCCGGGCCTACGGTATCGATCGGGTGGCCATCGTCGATACCGACTGCCATCACGGTGACGGCACCCAGGATATCTACTGGCATGACCCCGATACCCTGTTCATCTCCATCCACCAGGACGGCCGCACTCTCTACCCCGGCTCCGGGTTTCTCAACGAATTCGGTGGGCCCAATGCCTGCGGCACCACCATCAATCTGCCGCTGCCGCCGGAGACCTGCGACGAGGGATTTCTCTATGCCATCGAGAAGGTGGTGCTGCCCATTCTCGACGAATTCAAGCCACAGTTGATCATCAATTCGGCAGGTCAGGATAACCACTATTCGGACCCGATCACCAATATGAGCTTTTCCGCCCGCGGCTATGCCCAGCTCACCTCGCTGCTCAAGGCGGACATCGCCGTCCTGGAGGGAGGCTACGCCATCGAGGGGGCGCTCCCCTACGTCAATGCCGGCATCATCATGGCCATGGCGGGCCTCGATTACAGTCATCTGCGCGAGCCGGATTACAACCCGGATCGGCTCCGCCAGGACGCTGACGTGACCAGGACCATCGAGAAGACCTGCAATTACGCCCTGGAGATCTGGCGTAAACGTTCGTCCATCATCCACACCGTTCGGCAGAAATCAGGATGTGCCGAGCGGCAGCGACAGATCTTCTACGATACCGATAACATCCTTGAGACCCAGCAGGAACAGATACGGATCTGTGACGATTGTGCCGGGGCGCTGCGCATCGACAGCGTCTCCGACCGCGGGGTTCGCATCCTTGGCGTGCAGGTTCCGCGCAAGGCCTGTCAGGCCTGCATCGATCAGGCCCGGCACTGGTATGAAGATGCCGATCGCAACGTTTACCGGCACATCTTCCTGCAGGACCGGGTCAAGGATCAGTACTTGGAGCGTAAGATCTGA
- a CDS encoding EamA family transporter, with product MPFTVLLVVLLAAALHAGWNALIRASSHSLQDAGLLVVGAAVWSLLFLPLLPLPAQASWPFLALSTALHIIYFTLVGLGYRFGQLSLCYPLMRGSAPLLTALLAALLFAEVPSAGNWFGIAVICGGIVPLATESRYAGSTTATAAKVALANGLVIACYTLVDGYGVRLSGQPLAYTGWLFVLTAAALLVGSTLLGRWSDWRQSRARWVRALIGGGCSLAAYGLVLWAMTRAPIALVAALRESSVAIAALIGTFFLKERLTPLRLVSIGAVTVGAMAIKMF from the coding sequence ATGCCCTTCACCGTCCTGCTCGTCGTTCTCCTGGCAGCTGCGCTGCATGCCGGCTGGAATGCGCTGATCCGTGCCTCCTCTCACAGCCTCCAGGACGCCGGCCTGCTGGTCGTCGGTGCGGCCGTCTGGTCTCTGCTGTTTCTGCCTCTGCTGCCCCTGCCGGCGCAGGCAAGCTGGCCGTTTCTCGCTCTTTCGACGGCGCTGCACATCATCTATTTCACCTTGGTCGGACTCGGCTACCGTTTCGGTCAGTTGAGCCTCTGCTACCCGCTGATGCGTGGCTCCGCGCCCCTGCTTACCGCATTGCTGGCCGCCCTGTTGTTTGCCGAGGTCCCTTCCGCCGGAAATTGGTTCGGCATCGCCGTCATCTGCGGCGGCATAGTGCCGCTGGCGACCGAATCACGATACGCAGGATCGACCACCGCGACTGCCGCCAAGGTGGCCCTGGCCAATGGGCTGGTAATTGCCTGCTACACCCTGGTGGACGGTTACGGCGTCCGCCTGTCCGGGCAACCGCTGGCCTATACCGGCTGGCTGTTCGTCCTCACCGCCGCAGCGTTGCTGGTCGGGTCGACCCTGCTCGGTCGTTGGTCGGACTGGCGGCAGAGCCGGGCCCGCTGGGTCCGCGCTCTCATCGGCGGTGGCTGCAGCCTGGCCGCCTACGGTCTGGTGCTGTGGGCCATGACCAGGGCGCCGATCGCCCTGGTCGCCGCCCTGCGCGAGTCGTCGGTGGCGATTGCCGCGCTGATTGGCACATTTTTCCTGAAAGAACGGTTGACCCCGTTGCGACTGGTCTCGATCGGCGCGGTCACCGTGGGGGCGATGGCCATCAAGATGTTCTGA
- a CDS encoding tRNA-dihydrouridine synthase family protein: protein MNKPLIFMAPLQGITDSLFRRVFNDHFPELDGAVAPFINPHRGELVSDKLLRDLLPERSCSLPVVPQLLTTDPPGFLALANRLHELGYAEVNWNLGCPAPMVARKRRGSGLLPYPDQIIDLLEQVMPQLRPRLSIKMRLGYHDPREAHLLLPRLDNFPLTEIIIHARLGAQLYRGSAAPDEFARCLGLTRHRLAYNGDMTSLEGYRFLAARFGEVNRWMIGRGLLANPFLPGEIKGIIGTEEQRRTALASFHDALFAALAERLSGPGHLLGRMKQVWIYLIHAFPGTEKPFKKLIRASSIGSYQQAARAIIEAGC, encoded by the coding sequence TTGAACAAGCCGCTGATTTTCATGGCGCCCCTCCAGGGCATTACCGACTCCCTGTTCCGCCGGGTCTTCAACGACCATTTTCCCGAATTGGACGGCGCCGTTGCTCCCTTTATCAACCCGCATCGCGGTGAACTCGTCTCCGATAAGCTGCTGCGCGATCTCCTGCCGGAGCGGTCGTGTTCCCTACCAGTGGTGCCACAGTTGCTCACCACCGATCCGCCCGGGTTCCTGGCCCTGGCCAACCGCCTGCACGAACTCGGCTATGCCGAGGTCAACTGGAATCTGGGTTGTCCGGCACCGATGGTGGCCAGGAAAAGGCGTGGTTCCGGCCTGCTTCCTTACCCGGACCAGATCATCGACCTGCTGGAACAGGTCATGCCGCAGCTGCGTCCGCGCCTCTCCATCAAAATGCGTCTCGGTTATCACGATCCCCGGGAAGCGCACCTTCTGCTGCCGCGCCTCGACAACTTTCCGCTGACCGAGATTATCATTCACGCCCGTCTGGGCGCACAGCTCTATCGCGGCTCCGCCGCCCCGGATGAATTTGCCCGCTGCCTCGGCCTGACCCGGCACCGGCTCGCCTACAACGGCGACATGACCAGCCTGGAAGGCTATCGCTTTCTGGCTGCCCGGTTTGGTGAGGTGAATCGCTGGATGATCGGCCGCGGACTGCTGGCCAATCCCTTTTTGCCGGGCGAGATCAAAGGAATCATCGGCACGGAGGAGCAACGCCGCACCGCCCTGGCCTCTTTTCACGACGCTCTGTTCGCGGCCCTGGCGGAACGCCTCAGTGGCCCCGGCCACCTACTCGGCCGGATGAAGCAGGTGTGGATCTACCTGATCCATGCCTTTCCCGGCACGGAGAAGCCGTTCAAGAAACTGATCAGGGCCAGCAGCATCGGCAGCTACCAACAGGCAGCACGGGCCATCATCGAAGCAGGCTGCTGA
- a CDS encoding mechanosensitive ion channel family protein — MSDNWFYRQLLEHGIAGEVAEPLALLASIAAILAIIILATVILRRLLRTICYRWLTKNRYRWDDILLDHQVVDTVSWFVPILLMNLSIDALLPVDSSIYLILKRTAQVCFVLIGVLSVNAALSAAGDLFRLLKMKRADVLNGFIDAAKIVSYLLGIIFVVSILSGMSPWGIISVLGGMTAVTMLVFKDTITGFVASVQLTATDMVRLGDWVEMPSYGADGDVISISIHTIRVQNWDKTITTIPTYALVSNSFKNWRGMTESGGRRIKRSLMIDIDSIRFCDPELLKRLHDIRLIRDYLATREQEIREHNRLLLGEADCSLPINGRHQTNIGVFRAYVIAYLKENPNINQDMTFLVRQLQPTEHGLPLEIYVFSKDKRWAVYEAIQADIFDHLLAALPHFELRFFQYPSGHDLRWLGQRNGAQEGQAPH; from the coding sequence ATGTCCGACAACTGGTTTTATCGACAACTCCTCGAACATGGCATCGCCGGCGAAGTGGCCGAACCCCTGGCGTTGCTGGCCAGCATCGCTGCCATCCTGGCCATCATTATCCTGGCCACAGTGATCCTGCGCCGGCTGCTGCGGACCATCTGTTACCGGTGGCTCACCAAAAACCGCTATCGCTGGGACGATATCCTCCTCGATCACCAGGTGGTGGACACCGTCAGCTGGTTCGTGCCGATCCTGCTGATGAACCTCTCCATCGACGCCCTGCTGCCGGTCGACAGCTCCATCTACCTGATCCTGAAACGCACCGCCCAGGTCTGTTTCGTACTGATCGGCGTACTCAGCGTCAACGCTGCCCTCTCCGCCGCCGGCGACTTGTTCCGGCTACTGAAGATGAAGCGGGCCGACGTCCTCAACGGCTTCATCGACGCTGCCAAGATCGTCAGCTACCTGCTCGGCATCATCTTCGTCGTCTCGATCCTCTCCGGCATGTCGCCGTGGGGTATCATCTCCGTACTCGGCGGCATGACGGCTGTAACCATGCTGGTCTTCAAGGATACCATCACCGGTTTCGTGGCCTCGGTGCAGCTGACCGCCACCGACATGGTGCGTCTCGGCGATTGGGTGGAAATGCCATCCTACGGGGCCGACGGCGACGTCATTTCCATCTCTATCCACACCATTCGCGTACAAAACTGGGACAAGACCATCACCACCATCCCCACCTACGCCTTGGTGTCAAACTCCTTCAAGAATTGGCGGGGCATGACGGAATCCGGGGGGCGACGAATCAAACGCTCGCTGATGATCGACATTGATTCGATCCGCTTCTGCGACCCGGAGCTGCTGAAACGGTTGCACGACATTAGGCTGATTCGTGATTACCTGGCCACCAGGGAACAAGAAATCCGGGAGCACAACCGCCTCCTCCTTGGCGAGGCCGATTGCTCCCTTCCGATCAATGGCCGACACCAGACCAACATCGGTGTCTTTCGGGCCTATGTGATCGCCTACCTGAAAGAAAACCCCAACATCAACCAGGACATGACCTTTCTGGTGCGGCAGCTGCAACCCACCGAGCACGGCCTGCCACTGGAGATCTACGTCTTCAGCAAAGACAAGCGGTGGGCCGTTTACGAGGCCATCCAGGCCGATATATTCGACCATCTGCTGGCCGCCCTGCCCCATTTCGAGCTGCGTTTCTTCCAGTATCCGAGCGGCCACGATCTGCGCTGGCTGGGACAGAGGAACGGGGCTCAGGAGGGGCAAGCACCCCATTGA
- a CDS encoding CCA tRNA nucleotidyltransferase, producing the protein MPAQPEQRLTFATVISWCGADVAEHLLAVAGACRQDMFLVGGAVRDWLREGHGRPHDLDFVISGGAAEFVRRLARGLGRGTVVDLGDLEDDTCRLVLPGLVIDVAGFRDGARSIEADLVRRDFTINALAVDLFLARRDGAAPVVDPLGGRKDLIRKVIRACPGAFRADPLRLLRGIRFAAQFDFSLAADTVVRIRGAAPRIGEVAVERIAVECDQIMASTRAARAFADLAAYGLLHHLMPDLAHGEGVRQPACHHLDVLQHNLETLACLEQVLRCPQAHFLQSWQSLAAAAAEQGDRVALKWAALFHDVGKPATRAGGDGETGRITFHRHDERGADLFRDFAHHFCWSRKRTERVARLIGMHMHPFHLCNIIRRDGEISRRALLKLCRRAGDDLPALFLLAMADTLAGRGVERPVTVETELATLYDQVAETYQTVIRPVLTGPKLLTGTDLIATVGLEPGPLFRELLEGVEAAVVEGTVQNREEALAWVRDRLQGEAGAMQNDIEPTAGGV; encoded by the coding sequence GTGCCCGCACAACCTGAACAGCGATTAACGTTTGCGACGGTGATCTCCTGGTGCGGAGCCGATGTGGCGGAACACCTGCTGGCGGTGGCCGGCGCCTGTCGGCAGGATATGTTCCTGGTTGGCGGGGCGGTGCGCGACTGGCTGCGGGAAGGCCACGGCCGGCCGCACGACCTGGATTTTGTCATCTCCGGCGGCGCTGCCGAATTCGTTCGCCGTTTGGCGCGGGGATTGGGGCGCGGCACCGTGGTCGATCTCGGTGACCTCGAAGACGACACCTGCCGGCTGGTTCTGCCCGGGCTGGTGATCGATGTCGCCGGTTTTCGTGACGGGGCGCGCTCCATCGAGGCGGACCTGGTACGGCGGGACTTTACCATCAACGCCCTGGCTGTCGATTTGTTTTTGGCCCGGCGTGACGGGGCCGCCCCGGTTGTCGATCCGCTGGGCGGTCGGAAGGACCTGATCCGGAAGGTGATCCGCGCCTGCCCCGGGGCCTTCCGCGCCGATCCCTTGCGTCTGCTCCGCGGTATCCGGTTTGCCGCCCAATTCGACTTTTCCCTGGCCGCCGACACTGTCGTCCGGATTCGTGGAGCGGCCCCGCGGATTGGCGAGGTCGCTGTCGAACGGATCGCCGTCGAGTGTGATCAGATCATGGCCTCGACCCGGGCCGCCCGAGCCTTTGCCGACCTGGCAGCCTACGGCCTGCTGCATCATCTTATGCCGGACCTGGCGCATGGCGAAGGGGTCCGGCAGCCGGCCTGTCATCATCTCGACGTCCTGCAGCACAACCTGGAGACGCTTGCCTGTCTGGAGCAGGTGCTGCGCTGTCCGCAGGCTCATTTCCTCCAGTCCTGGCAGTCCCTTGCCGCGGCGGCTGCTGAGCAGGGCGACCGGGTGGCGCTGAAGTGGGCCGCCTTGTTCCACGACGTCGGTAAACCGGCGACCCGGGCCGGAGGTGACGGGGAAACGGGACGAATCACCTTTCATCGGCATGATGAACGGGGAGCGGATCTGTTCCGGGACTTTGCCCACCACTTCTGCTGGAGCCGAAAACGGACCGAACGGGTGGCTAGGCTGATCGGTATGCATATGCACCCCTTTCATCTCTGCAATATCATCCGGCGCGATGGCGAGATCAGCCGCCGGGCCCTGTTGAAGCTTTGTCGTCGCGCCGGTGATGATCTGCCGGCGCTGTTCCTGCTGGCCATGGCCGATACATTGGCAGGCCGGGGGGTAGAGCGGCCGGTCACCGTTGAGACGGAACTGGCAACCCTGTATGACCAGGTCGCCGAGACGTATCAAACGGTTATTCGGCCGGTGCTGACCGGGCCGAAATTATTGACCGGCACCGATCTGATTGCTACAGTGGGGCTGGAACCAGGCCCACTCTTTCGGGAGTTGCTGGAAGGAGTTGAAGCAGCGGTGGTGGAGGGAACGGTGCAGAACCGAGAGGAGGCGCTGGCTTGGGTACGGGACCGTTTGCAAGGTGAAGCCGGGGCGATGCAAAATGATATTGAGCCAACCGCAGGCGGCGTATGA